Within Dermatophagoides farinae isolate YC_2012a chromosome 8, ASM2471394v1, whole genome shotgun sequence, the genomic segment ATAATTATGTAAATTAATGTACAATGTTTGAAGTCGAAGCATTTTATCACGAAGAATATGGGAAATTTCTTCAGCAGAATAAACACCAGCATGACGTAACGGATCATCCATGTAACTTTCGACAGATTCATTATCGGAATCCAATGAATCAAGATTGAGAACATCGGCCAAAGTTAATtgagaaaaatcatcattattttgattttgacaaTGTATAGCATTTATTGAATCGGTTATTCGTGTTTTCAAAGATTTACTCGCTACAATACATTTATCATCGTGAAGTTCCCAATCACCATTCTTACGGCGATGATCATGTTCATCACTTGGACAATAATGTTCTAATtcttcaaattttcttttcaaatttgttttcttttcttcgaCCATTGAATTCTGATAATTTTCCATACAGGCATTTTTACGTCgtaatatattgaattgttgAATATGCCATGGACAAAAGGCGGTATCACGATCACGACGATCATAACGGCGGGCAGCTTTCGGACAgcgtttatttgtttgtggaTGAATATATGAACATTGTTTAAATGGAGCATTCTTATCGAATAGAATATGTCGTATACAATAGTTATATCCATCGAGACGATTTTGTAGACAAAATCTATGTGGATATAGACAgaaattatcaccatttgTTTGATGTGGATttggtcgttgttgttgattaaaaaattgattgattaatgacGATTGACGTTTCAAATATATTaattgctgttgctgctgttgttgttgttgttgttgagatcGATTGCTACCGCTGGCCgttgatcgatttgattttgccTGAGAAGAATTTTGTGATTTATATgacatgttgatgatgatgatttgttttgaacaataactattatatatattatattatatcatctgataaaaattttgaactTTAATTTCTAAAAATCATCGACGtttaatgaaatgatgatcggctcattcattatataataaaaataagagCTTGATGGCATGCATTCTAATCCATCcagtccaaaaaaaaaacaagccaaacaaacacacacacacacacaacgacaacaacaatgaaaaaaaaggcgaGCGAAAAAATTGCTCTTGCCGAGGATCTGTTCATTAACAATGTAAAAATCTATATattcataaataataaataatgataaaaaagttttatttcatccaattcaattgtattgatttatttattgaatttaaatacaATTTGTAATGTTTTGAgtttaatttcaatgaaattgattctaattttaattattaattaattgataaaaatatttatttgtcCTATCGTATATGAATGGTCATTCATAGCAGCAGTCATCTTGATTTtggcttgtgtgtgtgtgtgttggaaAAAATCGCTTGCTCTgttcggattttttttcatttcgatcaattgaatattttggcccgaattttctattttggattttaaattaatttcgGTGATAAATTTACTTGTTGAGAATGTTTcatgaattttatattttattgtttacaACCTGATCGATCGATAAATCAACAGTAGCATTCGATCCCAACAGACCATCGGTTGGGGACATTTTTGtccgccaaaaaaaaaacaagaattgcCTGATCTAATGATGGCCCAACGTGAGCGTTGGTATTTTACAAAAGATGAGCTTGAGAATAGTCCATCGAGAAGATTTGGAATCGATGCCGAAAAAGAACTTTCATATCGACAACAAGCAGCTAATTTAATACAAGATATGGgccaaaaattgaaagtgtatgtttgaatttttaaacaatttCTATGAAGAAATGtgaaattttcgatttatttttttcattcgaatgtcTTTTCTActcattattttatataattgTTATGTTTCAAATATCAGAAATCAACTAGTGATCAATACGGCCATCGTTTATATGCACAGATTTTATACACAACATTCGTTCACTCGGTTCCATCGTAATGTAAAttaatttgttcatcaattttctattttctattctaatttgattattttttttcatattcaaataAAGTCCATTGCTTCTTGTGCACTATTTCTTGCAGCCAAAGTCGAAGAACAACATCGAAAACTTGAACATGTCATCAAAGTTGCACAGATATGTTTGTATAGAGAAAATCTTGATCCACGAAGTGAGGTATCTATCTATTCATTTATCAGATAATGATGTATTGGATGATTTGaccatttaaaaaaaaaatttataatttgcAGCAATTTCAGGCATTGGCCGCCGAACTGGTACATCATGAGAATCTAATGTTAAGAACGCTTGGTTTTGACCTCAGTGTACAGCATCCTCACACATATGTAGTCAATTGTTTTGATCTTGTTCGAggtaattgaattgaatccgttttaaatgttgtttcactattgaacaaaatgaattattatcatttgaaatgaatagcCAATAAAGATTTGGCTCAAGCATCATACATAATGGCAACAAACAGCCTGCATTTGACAACGATGTGTTTGCAATATAAACCAACCGTGGTCGCCTGTATCTGtgtatattttgtttgtaaatgGGCATCTTTCGAGGTATGATtcatatcaacaaaaataatgtgCTCACATTTATTAATATAAAATATGACTGACAGCTTTCAAGATCGATCGAAGGTCGTGATTGGTGGTCATATGTTGATCCTAATGTCACACAAGAAATGCTCGAAGAATTAACTGGAGAATTTTTGtcgatattgaaaaaatgtccatcacgattaaaaaagattttatcatcaagtCGTTTGAATCCAATTATACCTAATAGTCCATCAATGAAACCAACcgtaataaaattaatttatttaatttaattatttaaattattagtTATAATTAAACTTTATTTAATTACAGGAGCATAAGCGATCGAATGAAAACCAACAACACAACAGCATCAGTGGGAATAGACCTCAACAgtatcatccacatcatcatcaaaattccTCCATATCGTCGGCACAGAAAATGTCACCCAAAGATCCAAAATTCTCATCACATGCCAATAATGTTCGATCATCTAAACCATCAATACCATTATCGGGTAATTATGGTCAATCTAATACCACTGGTGttgatcatcaccaatcacatcatcatcatcaccatcatcatcattctcatcatcaacataa encodes:
- the dgt1 gene encoding KAT8 regulatory NSL complex subunit dim gamma-tubulin 1; translated protein: MSYKSQNSSQAKSNRSTASGSNRSQQQQQQQQQQQLIYLKRQSSLINQFFNQQQRPNPHQTNGDNFCLYPHRFCLQNRLDGYNYCIRHILFDKNAPFKQCSYIHPQTNKRCPKAARRYDRRDRDTAFCPWHIQQFNILRRKNACMENYQNSMVEEKKTNLKRKFEELEHYCPSDEHDHRRKNGDWELHDDKCIVASKSLKTRITDSINAIHCQNQNNDDFSQLTLADVLNLDSLDSDNESVESYMDDPLRHAGVYSAEEISHILRDKMLRLQTLYINLHNYYRQMLKQKMRQYYLAKLSVGSNNSKQCESTSSNGKSLESSTTAMTTLMNDSNTIIDAFNEEEDYKIMKAMFKYHNISGPEKLIQNKASEIRQSLIEDKQMTEKPSTSSTYFCIYKKDAQQCQKQCVPLSNYCRTHILYDPYQILYRPCANGTPPCLMPVVSYVHRNSCLQHTQIKFEKNEIAKILKSPEKSEPECPDQQINDDDDLENETELFHSIEDISLAMDPVESENLFSLEHEFDIDSNMLS